The genomic segment CGTTTATTTGTTTCACAGATTATCTGTGTGTACCCATCTCTTGCTAGAATCGAGGAAGAACTTCAAAAAGCCGGGGGTTATAACCCGCGATATGCATCTATCGACGCGTGCGGTGTGGCAGACTTCAAGCCACTCGGGGACTTTCATACCGCGCCCTTGCTACATCCCTTCATCGCGAGCTCAGAGGTAACACAATgcagaagaaagaaaaacatgacatgcgCATTTGACGACGAAAAGCCACCAGTGCCTCCATTCAAAATCCAGCAACCAACAAAAACGCCGAAGGACATTCCGTTGCCTCTATACGTGAAAATATATGGTAAGAAAGCGAGAAACCCGCTATACCAGGGCGGCCCCTGGTGGACGAAGGGAGTGCCGGGGAAGAATGAGAATAAAGCTAAGAGCAGGGTGAAACGCGACCCGCCAACCACCAGTACTGTTAAGCCGAGAAAATGTCTCTTCAAAGGTGAATAGAATACCTGGATACTTTCCTGGACCAACAATATTCGTGCAATTTTGTACTAGTTAAACATAGGTGTCCTTCTTAAAGTCGCATTGtcatcagtttacttccggagggccgaCGGAAAGCTCAACCGAcaataaaagaataaagaaactattagaatccgcgctatttaacaggccatgcTCTAAAtcatcagtcacatcctcaaagaaactacCAATAGCCATACAGCTTAAACaactttgaaatattttttcgcgttttccgccaaaaaaatcatcgcgattgttacgtaatcgaccgttagtaaactggtgacatgCCGCTTTAAAGGCCACATATTATTCTTTCATAATAATGAAATAGTTTGCCTCTTTCTAAAGGAGAAATCATTCCCGGCACAAATCGCTACCAAGCGTGCAGTGTGTGCTCGGTGAAAACGGACTCAGGAACCGACGTCTACCCTAAGTTCGTTAACGAGCTCGTCTGCGCCCATACACTCGTCCCGCCCGTACAAAACTACGTGGACCCAAACTGCATGTCCAACCTGGGCTTCTGTATCCAGCAGAGCCTAAGAATCCCTGGAATCAGGATCACTGGTTTCACACGAAAGCAAAACGGCCTTTTCCAACCAAATATCGAGCGAGTTCAAAtaacagtcagggcatactgcAGTTGCCAGATTTCCCAAGTCGCTAAGAACATAACAGATTTGTTCTTAGTACCTTCACAAGGACCGCCATACTCCTATCAGGGGCATAGCCCAGGAggcccgccccccccccccccccccccacccttttaccagccaaaaatacagtaaatgtatgagacattatctaaaatacaggagaaaatgacTTATAAGTCCCTtttggctacgccgctgcatATTTGCTTAACCATGTGGATAGTTTCTGAGAAATGGCGGTGTAATTAATCTAAAAAGAATAAGGTTATATTAGCAATGTTATAAAAGAGTCATCGCGATGTGTGATTTATGGCATGTTATAATCAATACATATATTTAAACAAAACGACGAACTTTTGAGAATGTTGTGCTATGTGCAGTAAAACCCACATTGTTTAATGGGTATCTAATAAAAAGGTCTTCAAAGCCATATAAGCCTTGATTCCTAAGATAATAAATCCAAATTATGGTTTGTTCAATACTACTCACGTTAGTTATGATTGATACATTGTTTCCACTTTATACAAATTAAACCATTAAAATGGTTGCACTGCACCATCCCGAATATGAAAAGAGAGCTTTAAAATGATCTTGATTTGCTTTATGTAAACTAGAGTGCgttttttcttaaataacATGAAACTCCAGAACATCTTAATTCCTGCAACGGGTTGGCGGTGCTTAAGTCACTATGTGAGTACAGATTTTGACCTAATCTCTAACCCCGTTTACGTTTCTTATGGTGAATTTTTCCTTTGATGTGATGTCTCTGCTTGTTCTTTTTGCGAATACCTCGCACTCTGCCCTGTATTGAATGCTTCTGTATGCCTGAGCGCTTAAGAGTGTTCAGTTTAGTCACAAGTGAACTTTGAACCGTGCCCGGTCTGACTCCACGCGTGTCCTTATTATCATCTTTCTCCTCAAACGCCGCTAGCGTTTCTGTTGGCACATTCTCGTCTGAGGTATTCTGTGGTTTCTTCAGTTCACGAAGTAAAGAACCCAGCTCGGCTTCTGTCTGAGACTTTTTATCCCCGGTTTTATCTAAAaggaataaaatatttgaaaaagcaATAGGTTCGTGCAATAAACATTCATTTCccttcattttttcttttacattttaaCCCGTTTTTTCTCGTTTTGCACGTTTCGCTTTCCTGCTTTTAATGAGG from the Nematostella vectensis chromosome 4, jaNemVect1.1, whole genome shotgun sequence genome contains:
- the LOC116615754 gene encoding uncharacterized protein LOC116615754 isoform X2, whose amino-acid sequence is MGLVEVGEWQSSYTNVHMAGTKMAMEDDVNQRVLLRSVCFKDRTRKPGKDMGKLFVLFLLVLCSASSGKTSHRVSESVPRCKCDQVINENCFGKNKIRTKKIICVYPSLARIEEELQKAGGYNPRYASIDACGVADFKPLGDFHTAPLLHPFIASSEVTQCRRKKNMTCAFDDEKPPVPPFKIQQPTKTPKDIPLPLYVKIYGEIIPGTNRYQACSVCSVKTDSGTDVYPKFVNELVCAHTLVPPVQNYVDPNCMSNLGFCIQQSLRIPGIRITGFTRKQNGLFQPNIERVQITVRAYCSCQISQVAKNITDLFLVPSQGPPYSYQGHSPGGPPPPPPPPPFYQPKIQ
- the LOC116615754 gene encoding uncharacterized protein LOC116615754 isoform X3, giving the protein MGKLFVLFLLVLCSASSGKTSHRVSESVPRCKCDQVINENCFGKNKIRTKKIICVYPSLARIEEELQKAGGYNPRYASIDACGVADFKPLGDFHTAPLLHPFIASSEVTQCRRKKNMTCAFDDEKPPVPPFKIQQPTKTPKDIPLPLYVKIYGKKARNPLYQGGPWWTKGVPGKNENKAKSRVKRDPPTTSTVKPRKCLFKGEIIPGTNRYQACSVCSVKTDSGTDVYPKFVNELVCAHTLVPPVQNYVDPNCMSNLGFCIQQSLRIPGIRITGFTRKQNGLFQPNIERVQITVRAYCSCQISQVAKNITDLFLVPSQGPPYSYQGHSPGGPPPPPPPPPFYQPKIQ
- the LOC116615754 gene encoding uncharacterized protein LOC116615754 isoform X1, which encodes MGLVEVGEWQSSYTNVHMAGTKMAMEDDVNQRVLLRSVCFKDRTRKPGKDMGKLFVLFLLVLCSASSGKTSHRVSESVPRCKCDQVINENCFGKNKIRTKKIICVYPSLARIEEELQKAGGYNPRYASIDACGVADFKPLGDFHTAPLLHPFIASSEVTQCRRKKNMTCAFDDEKPPVPPFKIQQPTKTPKDIPLPLYVKIYGKKARNPLYQGGPWWTKGVPGKNENKAKSRVKRDPPTTSTVKPRKCLFKGEIIPGTNRYQACSVCSVKTDSGTDVYPKFVNELVCAHTLVPPVQNYVDPNCMSNLGFCIQQSLRIPGIRITGFTRKQNGLFQPNIERVQITVRAYCSCQISQVAKNITDLFLVPSQGPPYSYQGHSPGGPPPPPPPPPFYQPKIQ